In Chryseobacterium gleum, a single genomic region encodes these proteins:
- a CDS encoding DUF3853 family protein gives MKNIDPQTPLWKLTVEEYLEIIKNFCSETTYEYGLKGLAKILGCSISKASEIKSSGILDEAIIQRGNIIIIDKKKAIELFGGK, from the coding sequence TCCTCAAACACCGCTGTGGAAGCTCACTGTTGAAGAATATCTGGAAATCATAAAAAATTTCTGTTCTGAAACTACATATGAATACGGACTGAAGGGATTGGCAAAGATCCTTGGATGTTCAATTTCAAAAGCTTCTGAAATAAAGTCTTCCGGAATATTGGATGAAGCCATAATACAAAGGGGTAATATTATCATTATCGATAAGAAAAAAGCAATAGAACTCTTCGGTGGAAAGTAA
- a CDS encoding toprim domain-containing protein, protein MNCEEIKQKIDIRTVLEMFGRFPVKENKRSAFYFALDREEKTPSLSVDFIKNKAFDFGTGKSYDVISIVQQIKKCSVSEALKYLCSSDFSYQNPIHKEKKGEIRLKDNYKILEIKEIIHPALIRYLKSRNVLEQKHLVQEVHYERQDKTYFGIGFQNDSGDFEIRNPYSKICLGSKDVSWIKVRSNSKNEVAVFEGFFDYLTFRNLSNEDHPNCDCLILNSTAMLFKAKEKLKDYNKIILFLDNDANGKSVRSIIEKEYKNVEDSSLMYADYKDLNQWFCVQKEVP, encoded by the coding sequence ATGAACTGCGAAGAAATCAAACAAAAGATCGACATTCGGACGGTTTTAGAAATGTTCGGCCGCTTTCCAGTAAAAGAAAATAAAAGGTCTGCATTTTACTTTGCACTGGACCGCGAAGAGAAAACACCCAGCCTTTCTGTTGATTTCATCAAAAATAAGGCATTTGACTTTGGTACCGGAAAAAGTTACGATGTGATTTCCATTGTACAGCAAATTAAAAAATGCTCTGTATCGGAAGCCTTGAAATATCTTTGCAGCTCTGATTTTTCTTACCAGAATCCGATTCATAAGGAAAAAAAAGGCGAGATCCGGTTAAAGGACAATTATAAAATTCTAGAGATTAAAGAAATTATTCACCCTGCCTTAATCCGCTATTTGAAATCAAGAAATGTTCTTGAACAAAAACATCTGGTTCAGGAGGTTCACTACGAACGCCAGGATAAAACATATTTCGGAATAGGATTTCAAAACGATTCAGGTGATTTTGAAATCCGTAATCCCTATTCTAAAATTTGTTTGGGAAGTAAAGACGTTTCCTGGATTAAAGTCCGAAGTAATTCAAAAAATGAAGTCGCCGTGTTTGAAGGCTTTTTCGATTATCTAACCTTTCGGAATCTTAGTAATGAAGATCATCCTAATTGTGATTGTTTGATTTTAAATTCTACGGCAATGCTTTTTAAAGCCAAAGAAAAGCTAAAAGACTACAATAAAATCATTCTGTTTCTTGATAATGATGCTAACGGAAAATCCGTAAGATCAATCATTGAAAAGGAATACAAAAATGTGGAAGATAGCTCTTTAATGTATGCAGATTATAAAGATTTAAACCAATGGTTTTGTGTACAAAAAGAAGTCCCTTAA
- a CDS encoding DUF6876 family protein, whose protein sequence is MKKPDISANEFYNHFIGTENYYRYPFGLLLTDGVKAVADEEKCYWFLDAIASYQFEEKFKNREFQVWKIERIENTKFKLSATNGNNKVLVSQDIEFSDFFFSEFTIWKEGDVLLLPSEH, encoded by the coding sequence ATGAAAAAACCTGACATTTCAGCGAATGAGTTTTATAACCATTTTATAGGCACAGAAAACTATTACAGGTATCCTTTTGGGTTACTGCTAACCGACGGTGTAAAAGCTGTCGCAGACGAAGAAAAATGCTATTGGTTTCTTGACGCCATCGCATCTTATCAGTTTGAAGAAAAATTTAAAAACCGTGAATTCCAGGTTTGGAAAATTGAAAGAATTGAAAATACCAAATTTAAACTTTCTGCAACCAACGGAAACAATAAGGTCTTAGTTAGTCAAGATATTGAGTTTTCAGATTTCTTCTTTAGCGAATTTACCATTTGGAAAGAAGGTGATGTGCTGCTTCTGCCAAGTGAGCATTAA
- a CDS encoding Hsp20/alpha crystallin family protein, giving the protein MENPENFMVEVAAPGMEKQDFQISLDGNLLTISSSKKDQKEENNSNYTRREFSYQSFSRSFELPKDVVDDEHIEAKYESGVLKLNIPKKEEAKKQPPKLIEVQ; this is encoded by the coding sequence ATGGAGAATCCAGAAAATTTTATGGTGGAAGTCGCCGCACCGGGCATGGAAAAACAAGATTTCCAAATTAGCCTGGATGGTAATCTCCTTACTATTTCTTCTTCAAAAAAGGATCAGAAAGAAGAGAACAACAGCAATTATACTCGCAGAGAGTTTAGCTATCAATCTTTTAGCCGAAGTTTTGAGCTTCCCAAAGACGTAGTAGATGATGAACATATTGAAGCTAAATACGAAAGCGGTGTTCTAAAACTCAATATTCCAAAGAAAGAGGAAGCAAAAAAACAACCTCCTAAACTTATAGAAGTTCAATAA
- a CDS encoding DNA polymerase III subunit alpha, translating into MFLNCHTYHSLRYGTISVEDLVQLAVDYKLKVLALTDINTVTGIYQFYRLCQDNGIKPVVGVDVRVENVQYYICLAKNPKGIAEVNRLLTDYNCDGISIPKMNPPLEHCFVIYSLQNIPEKLLEHEFIGVRENELNLLINSELKSLIHKMVILHPVTFKTDEEYKLHKVLRAIDGNTLFTKLTEKDYCRKDECFIDKKKLLSQFGHYPEIIENTKHIVNECSFDFEFNTPKNKKYFTDSRENDFKLLSQLAYEGLSKRYPDNSQLAKARVEKELKVIDELNFCGYFLITWDIIQYSNRMGFMHVGRGSGANSIIAYCLGITDICPLELDLYFERFLNLNRKSPPDFDIDWSWKNRDVILEYIFKKYGKDHVAFCGTNVEFKRKSRFRELGKVFGLPKDELDQLSKKPKEQHDQNSVVQLIYKYEQLLVGFPNQRSMHSCGILISEEPITNYSALEFPPKEFPIVQFDMHTAEDIGLEKFDILSQRGLGTIKDTVNLIKEKRGIHIDIEDTRISKDEIKCNEYLSVGKTIGCFYIESPAMRGLLRRLKCDNYKVLVAASSIIRPGVAQSGMMREYIFRHNHPGQFEYFHDVFEKELGETYGIMVYQEDVIKVAMHFGGVSAANGDVLRRAMSGKGRSLSALQKLKDDFFESCKRKGHPDQLSQEVYRQIESFAGYSFCKAHSASYAVESYQSLYLKVYYPIEFMVSAINNGGGFYRTEVYVHEAKMSGATIHNPCINLSEFHTTVYGSDVYLGLMHIEKLEASIKQFIPEERKENGDYKSLEDFVKRVNIGIETLQILIFVGAFRFTGKQKHELLIEARFLLSKNQYKTKIISLFDEPQKNYELPAIDRNPFEDAFDEIEILGFPVSYSIFDLLKTKHRGDVLVKDLLKYHKKQVRMLAYLISRKHVPIKMKNHPGKKDDMYFGTWIDVNGDYFDTAHFPDSLKKFPFKEGGIYLLLGTAEVDYHFPTVTITRMAKMPLIADPRYSMDENKSKEMERSLREDVSMTFRQPYPQEHEIGLPRIKMG; encoded by the coding sequence ATGTTTCTCAATTGCCATACTTATCATAGCTTACGTTATGGGACTATTTCTGTTGAAGATTTAGTGCAGTTGGCTGTTGATTATAAGTTAAAAGTTTTGGCATTGACTGACATCAATACGGTAACCGGGATCTATCAGTTTTATAGACTTTGCCAGGATAACGGTATTAAACCGGTTGTCGGGGTCGATGTACGGGTTGAAAATGTGCAGTATTATATCTGTCTAGCTAAAAATCCTAAAGGCATTGCTGAAGTCAACAGGCTTTTGACGGATTACAACTGTGATGGTATTAGTATTCCGAAAATGAATCCTCCGTTGGAACATTGTTTTGTCATCTACTCTTTACAAAATATACCTGAAAAACTATTGGAACACGAGTTTATTGGAGTCAGAGAAAATGAATTAAACCTTTTAATCAATTCCGAACTCAAATCTTTAATACATAAAATGGTCATTCTTCATCCGGTAACCTTTAAAACCGATGAAGAATATAAGCTTCATAAAGTATTGAGGGCGATTGATGGCAATACCCTTTTTACTAAACTGACTGAAAAAGATTATTGCAGAAAAGATGAATGTTTTATTGATAAGAAAAAGCTTTTGAGTCAATTCGGACACTACCCTGAAATTATTGAAAATACTAAACATATCGTTAATGAGTGCAGCTTTGATTTTGAATTTAATACACCTAAAAATAAAAAGTATTTTACTGACAGCAGGGAAAATGATTTTAAATTACTGTCTCAGTTAGCATATGAAGGTTTAAGTAAAAGATATCCTGATAATAGTCAATTGGCGAAAGCAAGGGTTGAAAAAGAACTAAAAGTTATTGATGAATTGAATTTTTGCGGTTACTTCCTCATCACCTGGGATATTATTCAATACAGCAACCGGATGGGATTTATGCATGTTGGCAGAGGTAGCGGCGCTAACAGCATTATTGCCTATTGTCTTGGAATTACAGACATATGTCCTTTAGAACTTGATCTTTATTTTGAACGTTTTCTTAACCTGAACCGTAAATCGCCTCCTGATTTTGATATCGACTGGAGCTGGAAAAATCGTGATGTCATTTTAGAATATATTTTTAAAAAGTACGGAAAAGATCACGTGGCATTTTGCGGAACTAATGTGGAATTTAAAAGAAAATCAAGATTCAGAGAGTTGGGAAAAGTATTCGGACTTCCTAAAGATGAACTGGATCAGCTTTCTAAAAAACCGAAAGAACAACACGACCAGAATTCAGTGGTTCAGCTCATTTATAAATATGAGCAACTTTTGGTAGGATTTCCTAATCAAAGAAGTATGCATTCCTGTGGGATTCTGATCTCTGAAGAACCGATCACCAATTATTCAGCTTTAGAATTCCCACCAAAAGAATTTCCGATCGTACAATTTGATATGCATACGGCAGAAGATATTGGATTGGAAAAGTTCGATATTCTATCTCAGAGAGGGCTGGGAACAATTAAAGATACGGTTAATTTGATTAAGGAAAAAAGAGGAATTCACATAGATATTGAGGATACAAGAATCTCGAAAGATGAAATAAAGTGTAATGAGTATTTGAGTGTTGGAAAAACCATTGGCTGTTTCTACATTGAATCACCAGCGATGAGAGGCTTGTTGCGACGATTGAAATGTGACAATTACAAAGTATTGGTAGCAGCATCTTCCATTATCCGCCCGGGAGTTGCCCAAAGCGGAATGATGCGTGAATACATTTTCCGGCATAATCATCCGGGGCAATTTGAATACTTTCACGATGTGTTTGAAAAAGAACTAGGGGAAACCTATGGAATTATGGTCTATCAGGAAGACGTCATAAAAGTTGCGATGCACTTTGGCGGAGTATCAGCAGCTAATGGCGATGTTCTCCGAAGGGCAATGAGTGGAAAGGGACGTTCTCTTTCCGCTTTACAGAAATTAAAAGATGATTTTTTTGAATCGTGTAAAAGAAAAGGTCACCCGGACCAGCTCTCTCAGGAAGTTTACCGACAAATTGAATCTTTCGCCGGATATTCGTTCTGTAAAGCCCATTCAGCTTCCTATGCGGTGGAAAGTTATCAAAGTTTATATCTGAAAGTTTATTATCCTATTGAGTTTATGGTTTCTGCAATTAACAATGGTGGAGGATTTTATCGCACTGAGGTCTATGTTCACGAAGCCAAGATGTCAGGCGCTACAATTCATAATCCGTGCATTAACCTTAGTGAGTTTCATACGACAGTCTATGGCTCGGATGTCTATTTAGGATTAATGCATATTGAGAAACTGGAAGCATCTATCAAGCAATTTATTCCTGAGGAAAGAAAAGAGAATGGAGATTACAAATCCTTAGAGGATTTTGTCAAAAGAGTTAATATCGGCATTGAAACGCTGCAGATATTAATTTTTGTCGGCGCTTTCAGATTCACAGGAAAGCAAAAACACGAGTTATTAATTGAGGCAAGATTCTTACTTTCAAAAAATCAATACAAAACTAAGATTATCTCATTATTTGATGAACCTCAAAAAAATTATGAGCTACCGGCAATCGATAGAAATCCATTTGAAGATGCTTTTGATGAAATTGAGATATTAGGATTTCCGGTTTCCTATTCTATTTTTGATTTACTAAAGACGAAACACAGAGGGGATGTATTGGTTAAGGATCTTTTAAAATATCACAAGAAGCAAGTTAGAATGCTGGCTTATTTGATTTCCAGGAAGCACGTACCCATTAAAATGAAAAACCATCCGGGCAAGAAAGACGATATGTATTTTGGAACCTGGATTGATGTGAACGGTGACTACTTTGATACCGCGCACTTTCCGGACAGCCTGAAAAAATTTCCTTTTAAAGAAGGGGGAATCTACCTTTTACTTGGAACCGCCGAAGTGGATTACCATTTTCCAACCGTAACCATTACAAGGATGGCCAAAATGCCCCTTATTGCCGATCCGAGGTATTCAATGGATGAGAACAAATCAAAAGAGATGGAAAGAAGTTTGCGGGAAGATGTCAGTATGACTTTCAGGCAGCCCTATCCGCAGGAACACGAAATTGGATTGCCTAGAATAAAGATGGGTTGA
- the dinB gene encoding DNA polymerase IV gives MRRAIAHMDLDTFFVSCERLRHSVLEKQPVIIGGGDRGVVASCSYEARKFGVRSAMPIRMALRLCPEAQVIKGDMEYYSNMSHMVTEIIQEKVPVLEKASVDEFYLDLSGMDKFFGCYQWTTEIADAVTKQSGLPISFALSTNKTVSKIGTGESKPAGRFEVKPEYIQPFLNPLSVKKIPMVGDVTFQLLSRLGVRKIETLSQMPVDVLQQLIGKNGTELWKKANGIDNTPVIQYSERKSISTETTFTEDTIDVQNIRSILSGMVEQLCYQLRHEQWLTSTVSVRIRYANFDTETKQCKVPYTSADHTLLKYVLELFRKVYTRRMRIRLVGVKFTGLVHGSHQMNLFEDTEELISLYQTMDKIKDRFGVKSVGRASGLLN, from the coding sequence ATGAGACGAGCAATTGCACATATGGATTTGGATACTTTTTTTGTTTCCTGTGAGCGGCTGAGACACTCTGTGTTAGAGAAACAGCCTGTTATCATAGGAGGTGGAGATCGTGGAGTAGTGGCATCATGTTCCTATGAAGCCAGAAAATTCGGGGTACGTTCGGCAATGCCGATTAGAATGGCTCTGCGATTATGTCCCGAAGCACAGGTCATTAAAGGCGATATGGAATACTACTCCAATATGTCGCATATGGTAACAGAGATCATTCAGGAAAAAGTGCCAGTTTTAGAGAAAGCGAGTGTGGATGAATTTTATCTGGATCTCTCCGGAATGGATAAGTTTTTCGGATGTTATCAATGGACAACTGAAATTGCCGATGCCGTGACCAAGCAATCAGGATTACCCATCAGTTTTGCATTGTCTACCAATAAAACCGTTTCAAAAATTGGAACTGGTGAATCTAAACCCGCCGGAAGATTTGAAGTGAAGCCTGAATATATTCAGCCTTTTTTAAATCCTTTATCGGTCAAAAAGATTCCGATGGTCGGCGATGTGACCTTTCAGCTGCTTTCAAGATTAGGCGTCAGAAAGATAGAGACACTTTCCCAAATGCCTGTTGATGTATTGCAGCAACTGATCGGAAAGAACGGAACGGAACTATGGAAGAAAGCCAACGGTATTGACAATACGCCTGTCATTCAATATTCTGAAAGAAAATCTATTTCTACGGAAACAACTTTTACCGAAGATACTATCGATGTTCAGAATATCAGAAGTATTCTCTCCGGAATGGTAGAGCAGCTCTGTTACCAGCTGAGACACGAGCAATGGCTGACCTCGACCGTTTCTGTTAGAATACGATATGCGAACTTTGATACAGAGACTAAACAATGTAAAGTACCTTATACTTCAGCAGATCATACTTTGCTCAAATATGTTTTAGAATTGTTCAGAAAAGTATATACCCGCAGGATGAGAATTCGTCTAGTCGGGGTAAAATTTACCGGACTTGTTCACGGAAGCCATCAGATGAATCTTTTCGAAGATACGGAAGAACTGATCTCATTATACCAGACAATGGATAAAATCAAAGACAGGTTTGGAGTAAAAAGCGTTGGACGTGCTTCGGGCCTTTTAAATTAA
- a CDS encoding XRE family transcriptional regulator, translated as MSIFSENIRYLRAQKKLSQQELAKEIFLSRVRYSKYEDGRSEAPYEVLIRISKYFNISIDLLLTVDIRKYPLEDMINLPANKVLLPIVVDTEGNNFIEIVPQKASMGYLKGFSDPEYIENLQKIYFPFLKNGKYRGFLADGDSMPPFADQSILIGEYVEKLEDLKANKEYIFVTQEGITYKTFLKRNKKYITVLADNSFYEPYNIALDEIAQVWRYVRGILPQDYKPHTLPDKANLKNLVDEAKKSISKLENSLLRLSQE; from the coding sequence ATGTCAATTTTTTCAGAAAACATCAGGTATTTAAGAGCTCAAAAAAAATTATCACAGCAAGAGCTGGCAAAAGAAATTTTTTTGAGTAGGGTGCGTTATTCGAAATACGAAGATGGTCGTTCAGAGGCTCCCTACGAAGTTTTGATCAGGATTTCGAAATATTTTAACATCAGTATTGACCTTTTACTTACAGTTGATATCAGGAAATATCCTTTGGAAGATATGATCAACCTTCCGGCGAATAAGGTGTTGCTTCCAATAGTTGTAGATACGGAAGGTAATAATTTTATTGAGATTGTTCCGCAGAAGGCTTCTATGGGATATCTGAAAGGCTTTAGTGACCCTGAATACATTGAAAACCTACAAAAAATATATTTTCCCTTCCTTAAGAATGGGAAATACAGAGGATTTTTAGCTGATGGTGATTCAATGCCTCCATTTGCCGACCAGTCTATTCTCATTGGTGAGTATGTTGAAAAACTAGAAGATTTAAAAGCCAACAAGGAATATATTTTTGTGACGCAGGAAGGGATTACCTATAAGACTTTTTTGAAAAGAAATAAAAAGTACATTACCGTTTTAGCGGACAATTCATTTTATGAACCATATAATATTGCTTTGGACGAGATTGCTCAGGTATGGCGCTACGTGAGAGGAATTTTGCCGCAGGATTATAAACCGCACACCCTGCCTGATAAAGCGAATTTGAAAAATTTAGTGGACGAAGCTAAAAAGAGTATTAGCAAACTGGAAAATAGCTTATTGAGATTAA